The Sphingomicrobium aestuariivivum DNA window ATGCGCGCCATATAGGGGGCTTTTCGCGGGACGATAGGGGCCGTGCGCTCGATACGGCCCTTGGTCCATCTACGGAACCGCGCTTGCCGCCCATAGTTCTTTGCATACGGACCGGGCCCCTCTGGCGGGCTTTGCTCGAAGGTCGGGCAAAAGCGCGTGATGTCGGACCGTATCGGAAGATCCGATGCGAACCGACGGGCCGTTTCCCATCCCCTCCCAAGGTCGCGTCGCGCCGCATCGGTCTTCCGATCACCATGAACCTTCTTGTCACGAGGAGACGAATGATGACGGCCCGAATGTATCGACTGACCGAGATCCACCAGAAGATCGACGAGCACCTGCGCGCCGAACAGCGTCGCAAGGTGCCCGATGGCGTGGCCATCTCGAAACTCAAGAAGATGAAATTGCGCGCCAAGGACATGCTGTATCGACTGCACCTGTCCTCGCGCTCCGAGATGTCGCGTTAAGCCAGCGGCGCCACCGCCGGGGTATCCGTTGGGTGCCCCGGCGGACCATTTTTCGAGCGCCCGGCGATGAACCTTCGCGGCTCTCCGGGCGCTACGCGTCAAAGCAAACAGGGAAGATGACATGATCTCCACCATCGCGCCGGCGTTGCGCGACTTTTTGAAGAAGGAGAGCGCGGGCGGCATCCTCCTGATGATCGCCGCCGCGCTGGCCGTGCTCGTCGCCAATTCGCCGCTCGCCGGTCTCTATCGCGACTGGCTCGCCGTGCCCGTGGTGGCCGGCATCGGCGGCGCGGTGATCGACAAGCCGCTCATCTTGTGGATCAACGATGGCTTGATGGCGGTCTTCTTCTTCCTCGTCGGGCTCGAGGTGAAGCGCGAGGTGATGACCGGCCAGTTGTCGAGCTGGCGCAAGGCCAGCCTGCCGCTCGTCATGGCGGTGGGCGGCATGGCGTTGCCCGCGATGATCTTCGCCGCCATGAACTGGGGCGACCCGCAGGCGCTGCGCGGCTGGGCGATCCCGGCGGCAACCGACATCGCCTTCGCCCTGGGCGTGCTCGCATTGCTCGGCAGCCGCGTGCCGGTGGCCTTGAAGGCGCTCCTCCTCGCGGTGGCGGTGATCGACGATATCGGCGCCATCGCGGTGATCGCGCTTTTCTATACCGAGAGCGTGGCGATGGAGATGCTGGTGGGAGCCGCGATCACGCTGGGCGCGATGATCGCGCTCAACCGTGCGCGGGTCGCGGACAGTTGGCCCTATGTGGTGCTGACGGTCGTGCTTTGGGTGTTCGTGCTCAAGTCGGGCGTCCATGCCACGCTCGCCGGGGTGGCCGCGGCGATGACCGTGCCGCTTGCCGCGCGCGGGCAGGAGCCGCTCATCCGCATGGAGCATGCGCTGCACTACTATGTCGCCTTCCTGATCATCCCCATTTTCGGTTTCGCCAATGCAGGCGTCAGCCTTGCCGGCATTTCCTTGTCCGATATCCTCGCGCCGCTACCGCTCGGCATCGCGCTGGGGCTGCTCCTGGGCAAGCAGATCGGCATCTTCGGCTTC harbors:
- a CDS encoding DUF465 domain-containing protein gives rise to the protein MMTARMYRLTEIHQKIDEHLRAEQRRKVPDGVAISKLKKMKLRAKDMLYRLHLSSRSEMSR
- the nhaA gene encoding Na+/H+ antiporter NhaA → MISTIAPALRDFLKKESAGGILLMIAAALAVLVANSPLAGLYRDWLAVPVVAGIGGAVIDKPLILWINDGLMAVFFFLVGLEVKREVMTGQLSSWRKASLPLVMAVGGMALPAMIFAAMNWGDPQALRGWAIPAATDIAFALGVLALLGSRVPVALKALLLAVAVIDDIGAIAVIALFYTESVAMEMLVGAAITLGAMIALNRARVADSWPYVVLTVVLWVFVLKSGVHATLAGVAAAMTVPLAARGQEPLIRMEHALHYYVAFLIIPIFGFANAGVSLAGISLSDILAPLPLGIALGLLLGKQIGIFGFGWLAVKSGITQLPEGVGWRQLHAMSLLAAIGFTMSLFIGNLAFADPAFINQVKIGVLSGSLIAAVTGYLLLKSSLPDKAASTSGEGVPANA